In Zygosaccharomyces rouxii strain CBS732 chromosome D complete sequence, one DNA window encodes the following:
- the ARC35 gene encoding Arc35p (highly similar to uniprot|P53731 Saccharomyces cerevisiae YNR035C ARC35 Subunit of the ARP2/3 complex which is required for the motility and integrity of cortical actin patches required for cortical localization of calmodulin), with amino-acid sequence MLHLQPQNILIQKTLSEAFDALNKGTSLTLDRIISDFDYTTFHVSNSPEDKSILLLSIRTKAWQSVQKCQGSIGLLDYLQSKYQGCSGAAISPQPEMGYDLTLQITLSQLTGESLVQLSLLKTIVLSYPFQLAFDEFAQLSSTPVPVEGTPPVSNTLHTVQYRDEESLFIKPASDRITVIFETSFQDETDKIFGKVFLQEFVDARKRNRSIQSAPQVLFSHEPPLELQHQIQPRSDPSKRFVTFVLFPRHFQTQELQFNSVAQLILFRNYFHYHIKCSKAYMHSRMRFRVDSFIKVLNRAKVDEEDDSKGDSSVHAQPTRRTITGRKMVY; translated from the coding sequence ATGTTACATTTACAACCTCAGAATATTCTTATCCAAAAGACGTTAAGTGAGGCGTTTGATGCCTTGAATAAAGGTACGTCGTTAACACTTGATAGGATTATTTCAGATTTTGACTATACTACATTCCAcgtttccaattcacctGAAGataaatcaattcttttacTGAGTATTAGAACTAAAGCATGGCAATCAGTGCAAAAATGTCAGGGATCTATTGGACTCCTTGACTATTTACAATCTAAATACCAGGGTTGCTCAGGTGCTGCCATTTCACCACAACCTGAAATGGGATACGATTTAACTTTACAAATTACCCTAAGCCAATTGACTGGTGAATCACTTGTTCAGCTATCACTCTTAAAGACGATTGTGCTATCCTATCCATTCCAATTAGCCTTTGACGAATTTGCTCAATTGAGTTCGACTCCAGTTCCAGTTGAAGGAACACCACCAGTCTCCAACACTTTACATACGGTACAATACCgtgatgaagaaagtcTTTTCATTAAACCCGCAAGTGATCGTATCACAGTTATATTTGAGACTTCTTTCCAAGATGAAACTgacaaaatttttggtaaAGTCTTCTTACAGGAATTCGTTGATGCTCGTAAGCGTAACAGATCAATCCAATCAGCACCACAAGTTTTATTCTCTCATGAACCACCGCTAGAATTACAACATCAAATTCAACCTCGTTCTGATCCAAGTAAAAGATTTGTTACATTTGTTCTTTTCCCACGTCATTTTCAAACCCAAGAACTACAATTCAACAGTGTTGCTCAATTGATACTGTTTAGAAATTACTTCCACTATCATATCAAATGTTCAAAGGCCTACATGCATTCAAGAATGAGGTTTAGGGTCGATTCTTTCATTAAAGTGTTAAACAGAGCTAAGgtcgatgaagaagacgattCGAAGGGAGATTCCTCAGTTCATGCTCAACCAACTAGAAGAACAATTACAGGTAGGAAAATGGTCTATTAG
- the PAT1 gene encoding deadenylation-dependent mRNA-decapping factor PAT1 (similar to uniprot|P25644 Saccharomyces cerevisiae YCR077C PAT1 Topoisomerase II-associated deadenylation-dependent mRNA-decapping factor also required for faithful chromosome transmission maintenance of rDNA locus stability and protection of mRNA 3'-UTRs from trimming functionally linked to Pab1p), giving the protein MSFFGFDTSLPGAGKSKGENPIPEGEKPLDFEETYRGLGDYHEEEEDYLNEETFGANAELGTDFDFGHGSGSTTSQDTSGIQGSVAPASYVTSNRSYLAAARQGDTQPLEPSVDLKPMESLWGGGAPQLQQQQPQPQKVAETLSMEELERQQRQRQQMAAQQGFVVPPPGYVGPQSFMQQPSPPPQANMYPPSFAAGGLPPQFPMMYQQGQPPAYPPPQEVQQQAAAAQAAQAAQAAQVQARAQAQAQAQAQAQAQAQAQAQVQAQAQAQAQTQAHAAQAQAAQAQAAQAQAVQAQAVQAQAAQAPQFAQPLASPGEAVHAQIQVPGPGAAASPRARFSSPQFGPQHLQRSRGPVRKDPLTAEEQKRLQIRQAKVERILKHSGLMTPRDKDFITRYQLSQIVTEDPYNEDFYFQVYKIIQYGGVVGESNKDLIARAYLEHSGHRLGGRYKRADVALQRMQSQVEKAVTVAKERPQKNKDHVDTSREGVLGKISSAMNSKAPRRQLQIPAPKSESADSAVLDDIASGTPGFSNGSTPALDDVTDSLENVEISQRSRARRRSSYAFSSVDQSSVLSRSGGRKFVLSLIETVYGVVLELEEQLRSGKQIDNSALWDALHIGDESYDVCPFISMLSFDKGIKIMPRIFNFLDKSQKLKLLQTFFDELSHLNIIIISSYKTNDSPTESQLRKIDLFQSIFLKIIVSFLSNSADFIEIMGLLLYLIKNNNVSFISTSKIGLNLITVLISRAALIKQDINRSNVLSSPEISAWNGVYDKLFTSLETKLSLVFPPKEYMDKVVCAGSRPSTAVSSPSMNSTIQSYDQAYIWQFLASLALSGKLNHQRIIIDEVRDEIFGTINAAEQLGSTEQDQNVSMYKREKLYQDLNLFLNVMGLVARDKEITELK; this is encoded by the coding sequence ATGtcattctttggatttgataCTTCTTTACCAGGTGCTGGTAAATCCAAGGGTGAAAATCCTATTcctgaaggtgaaaaacctctggattttgaagaaacatATCGTGGACTTGGTGATTAtcatgaagaagaagaagattatTTGAACGAAGAGACGTTTGGTGCTAATGCAGAACTAGGAACTGATTTCGATTTCGGTCACGGAAGTGGTAGTACTACTTCTCAAGATACTTCAGGTATACAAGGGTCAGTAGCACCAGCTTCTTATGTTACCTCCAATAGGTCATACTTGGCAGCTGCAAGACAAGGTGATACACAACCATTAGAACCATCTGTTGATTTAAAACCAATGGAATCCTTATGGGGTGGAGGTGCTCCCCAAttgcaacaacagcaaccACAACCTCAGAAAGTGGCAGAAACTTTGTCCATGGAGGAATTGGAGAGACAACAACGTCAAAGGCAACAAATGGCGGCACAACAAGGATTTGTTGTACCTCCTCCTGGTTATGTCGGACCTCAAAGTTTTATGCAACAACCTTCACCTCCACCACAGGCAAATATGTATCCCCCTTCATTTGCAGCAGGTGGATTACCTCCTCAATTCCCTATGATGTATCAACAGGGTCAACCTCCTGCTTATCCTCCTCCCCAGGAAGTACAGCAACAAGCAGCAGCAGCCCAGGCGGCACAAGCCGCACAAGCCGCACAGGTTCAAGCTAGGGCTCAAGCACAAGCTCAGGCTCAGGCACAGGCTCAAGCCCAGGCTCAAGCTCAAGCCCAGGTCCAAGCACAAGCCCAAGCACAAGCCCAGACACAAGCTCATGCCGCACAAGCTCAGGCTGCCCAAGCTCAAGCTGCCCAAGCTCAAGCTGTACAGGCTCAAGCTGTACAAGCACAAGCTGCACAAGCACCACAATTCGCACAACCACTCGCTTCGCCTGGCGAAGCTGTACATGCTCAAATTCAAGTTCCTGGTCCTGGTGCCGCTGCCTCTCCTAGAGCGAGATTTTCTTCCCCCCAATTTGGACCTCAACATTTGCAGCGTTCTCGTGGTCCTGTGAGAAAAGATCCATTGACCgctgaagaacaaaaacGTCTTCAAATTCGTCAAGCTAAGGTGGAAAGAATTTTAAAACATTCTGGGTTGATGACTCCTCGTGATAAAGACTTTATCACACGTTATCAATTGTCTCAAATTGTTACCGAAGACCCTTATAACGAAGATTTCTATTTCCAAGTTTACAAAATTATTCAATACGGCGGTGTTGTTGGTGAATCGAATAAAGATTTAATCGCAAGAGCTTATTTGGAGCATTCTGGTCACAGATTGGGTGGTCGCTATAAGCGCGCTGACGTTGCATTGCAAAGAATGCAAAGCCAAGTGGAAAAAGCTGTTACTGTAGCCAAAGAAAGACCTCAAAAGAACAAGGACCATGTTGATACTTCTCGTGAAGGTGTTCTAGGTAAAATCTCATCTGCCATGAATAGCAAGGCTCCTCGTAGACAATTGCAAATTCCAGCTCCAAAATCGGAAAGTGCTGACAGTGCAGTGCTGGATGATATTGCTTCTGGGACACCAGGCTTCTCCAATGGTTCAACTCCCGCTCTAGATGACGTGACcgattctttggaaaatgtaGAAATTAGTCAAAGATCAAGAGCTAGAAGAAGATCGTCATATGCATTTAGCTCAGTTGACCAAAGTTCGGTCTTGTCTCGTTCTGGTGGTAGAAAATTCGTTTTATCTTTAATTGAAACTGTTTATGGTGTtgttttggaattggaagagCAGTTAAGAAGTGGTAAACAAATAGACAATTCTGCACTTTGGGATGCATTGCATATTGGTGATGAATCCTACGATGTATGCCCCTTCATCTCAATGTTATCATTCGACAAAGGTATTAAGATCATGCCTCGTATTTTCAACtttttggataaatctcAAAAACTAAAACTTTTGCAAACTTTCTTTGATGAGTTATCCCATTTGaacatcattatcatttcTTCCTACAAGACTAATGATTCACCAACAGAATCCCAGCTGAGAAAAATCGATCTATTCCAATCCATTTTCCTAAAGATCATCGTCTCCTTTTTATCCAACAGTGCAGACTTTATTGAAATTATGGGTCTATTATTATACCTAATTAAAAACAACAACGTCTCATTCATCTCTACTTCCAAGATCGGTCTGAATTTGATCACAGTTTTAATTTCCCGTGCGGCTCTTATTAAGCAAGATATTAACAGATCAAACGttttatcatcaccagaaaTTTCTGCTTGGAATGGTGTCTACGATAAATTGTTTACATCCTTAGAGACCAAATTGTCATTAGTCTTCCCACCAAAGGAATACATGGATAAAGTTGTTTGCGCTGGTTCACGTCCTTCTACAGCAGTgtcatcaccatcaatGAATTCAACGATACAGTCTTATGACCAAGCATACATCTGGCAATTCCTGGCCTCATTAGCATTGAGTGGTAAACTCAACCATCAACGTATCATTATCGATGAGGTTAGAgatgaaatctttggaacCATTAATGCTGCAGAACAATTAGGATCCACGGAACAGGATCAAAACGTTTCAATGTACAAGAGGGAAAAATTGTATCAAGATTTGAACCTGTTCCTAAACGTAATGGGCCTGGTTGCTCGCGACAAGGAAATTACGGAATTAAAATAA
- the FUB1 gene encoding Fub1p (some similarities with uniprot|P25659 Saccharomyces cerevisiae YCR076C), whose translation MSANTKLALSVQLVAIYLQSLGVGSRITNCHEEPNLVRASLADEQNKTLINIIGVGIEPTKAMLSLYQNEKSLGQAILDYEKDLLMDDVTFPINVEEFLESRREQVLISIDSKYKLAPPSRQLPPQEISRQEPSEPVPVGMEIPPPPSVRGSRPPDMPDFEDEYQVRQGPGYSRPQQPLPGYGDSDLYPMGRSNPLLADPLTAPPAGGMILDPAQDAARRKQMDDMKNRGPGFMPGTKWDDPFGRPGFGGPGAFGPGGFI comes from the coding sequence ATGTCAGCAAATACCAAGTTAGCATTAAGTGTACAGCTAGTGGCTATATACTTACAAAGTTTAGGTGTTGGGAGTAGGATAACCAATTGTCATGAAGAGCCTAATCTAGTTAGGGCGTCCCTAGCGGATGAACAGAATAAAACATTGATTAATATAATAGGAGTTGGGATAGAACCGACAAAGGCCATGCTATCACTTTatcaaaatgaaaagagTTTGGGACAAGCAATTTTAGAttatgaaaaggatttATTAATGGATGATGTGACCTTCCCTATAAATGTTGAAGAATTCCTAGAATCAAGAAGGGAACAAGTGTTAATATCTATTGATTCCAAGTACAAACTAGCACCACCATCACGTCAACTTCCACCACAAGAGATTTCACGTCAAGAACCATCCGAGCCAGTACCAGTGGGTATGgaaataccaccaccaccaagcGTAAGGGGTAGCAGACCTCCAGATATGccagattttgaagatgagtATCAAGTACGCCAAGGCCCAGGATATTCAAGACCTCAACAACCACTACCAGGCTATGGCGACAGCGATTTATACCCTATGGGAAGAAGCAACCCCTTATTGGCCGATCCACTAACGGCACCACCAGCTGGTGGTATGATACTTGATCCCGCACAAGATGCCGCCAGAAGAAAACAAATGGATGACATGAAAAATCGTGGACCTGGATTCATGCCAGGAACTAAATGGGATGATCCATTCGGAAGACCAGGTTTCGGCGGTCCCGGAGCATTTGGGCCTGGTGGGTTTATCTAA
- the EGO2 gene encoding Ego2p (similar to uniprot|Q3E830 Saccharomyces cerevisiae YCR075W-A Identified by homology to Ashbya gossypii), with protein sequence MDTQQRQQRLQQSIPKALGTLSFDQNNRLVESTGIGKNRVEDIIDISQMELDDDGYGVTQDGEILVNVFKDAGRSVIIYTSASDDD encoded by the coding sequence ATGGACACACAACAGAGACAACAGAGACTCCAGCAATCGATCCCAAAGGCTTTGGGTACATTGTCATTTGACCAGAACAACAGACTGGTTGAATCTACCGGTATCGGTAAGAACAGAGTAGAGGATATCATTGATATCTCTCAGATGGAACTGGATGACGATGGATATGGTGTAACCCAAGATGGTGAAATCTTGGTCAATGTGTTCAAGGACGCGGGAAGAAGCGTTATAATTTACACATCGGcaagtgatgatgattaG
- a CDS encoding uncharacterized protein (conserved hypothetical protein), translating to MWLITTFVLVFPIICSYVVVNRYFSFKLHKNTYLLTLSILMLNMIILLFTTYLLPLDIFYGARASIENGSSSEAVTHNFSVIWKFIYWLEFVLCWFVIPVLISYISLKYACAKQQDPHSSRSQMGQRLALAIYHNIKFYMLCLTGLFFGIVYLVSSTGHGLSDFKPLLISLAHLYSLSYSLVLLSTGLIIFPRNLFAEVSSPKSETVNRLFVELSKSNDDLNDSQLNMLENAERILHSSEVQDDPSFNEMLNQCKIEVQSMLNDRKLSVSNFNAVSTSGSTSISTLEKLNHHYNKFVTHFYNYLHNQTNSDGIIHTLAESQSLSSSSGRWRSILITVVAIISTALSVLVAYLEITPNKWGHARVFDGTHWYNFGLEFVLFSYNTLVALYAMSKFKFNNFHLIPNGRSNPSNALYYSLYSSRLLFPLCFNLMVLIPYGENASYDSMNSSFARTLYNSLIRIPLANYLNKTLPPIFMVFILISYKIDLKQKILLRTLGEEYYYQFFGMMMYEPAGEVNQDAGNTSPTSLFFDNDGPLSQRSRMDEDYEYSLQDGRYLFERASRNSNSNDNTTSNNENTNGDQERPLLYV from the coding sequence ATGTGGTTAATAACGACATTTGTGTTAGTTTTCCCCATCATCTGCTCATATGTGGTGGTCAATAGgtatttttctttcaaattgcATAAAAACACATACCTTTTGACGCTATCAATTTTAATGCTAAACATGATCATATTACTATTCACCACTTATTTGTTGCCATTGGATATCTTTTATGGGGCTAGGGCAAGCATTGAAAATGGATCATCATCGGAAGCTGTCACTCACAATTTCAGCGtcatttggaaatttaTCTACTGGTTAGAATTTGTTCTGTGTTGGTTTGTTATTCCAGTACTAATTAGTTACATCTCATTGAAATATGCGTGCGCTAAGCAACAAGACCCTCATTCAAGCAGGTCTCAGATGGGGCAAAGATTGGCGCTAGCAATTTATCACAATATTAAATTTTATATGCTATGTCTTACAGGACTATTCTTTGGTATCGTTTATCTGGTGAGTAGTACAGGTCATGGTCTCAGCGATTTTAAACCATTGTTAATCTCTTTGGCACATCTTTACTCACTGAGTTATTCACTTGTCCTGTTATCCACGGGCTTGATCATTTTCCCCAGAAACTTATTTGCCGAAGTTAGCTCCCCCAAAAGTGAAACGGTTAATAGGCTGTTTGTGGAACTATCGAAGTCTAATGATGATCTAAACGATTCTCAATTGAACATGTTAGAGAATGCAGAACGCATTTTACACTCTTCGGAGGTCCAAGATGATCCAAGTTTTAACGAAATGTTAAACCAATGTAAAATTGAAGTCCAATCTATGTTGAACGACCGGAAATTATCCGTCAGTAATTTCAATGCAGTTTCCACTAGCGGGTCTACTTCAATATCGACTCTGGAGAAATTAAACCATCATTACAACAAGTTTGTTACACATTTTTACAACTATCTACACAACCAAACCAATTCCGATGGTATAATTCACACATTGGCAGAATCACAATCGTTGAGCAGTTCCTCAGGACGTTGGAGATCCATTTTGATCACAGTGGTAGCAATAATATCAACGGCCTTATCAGTGCTTGTTGCATACTTAGAAATTACTCCGAACAAATGGGGCCACGCACGGGTGTTTGATGGTACCCATTGGTACAATTTTGGACTTGAATTTGTGTTGTTTTCGTACAATACTCTTGTTGCACTGTACGCAATGAgtaaattcaaatttaacaatttccATTTAATCCCCAATGGTCGTAGTAATCCTTCAAATGCATTGTACTATTCACTTTATTCAAGCAGACTTTTATTCCCACTATGTTTCAACTTAATGGTGTTAATCCCCTACGGCGAAAATGCCTCTTACGATTCCATGAATAGCAGTTTTGCAAGGACTCTTTACAATAGTTTGATTCGTATTCCATTGGCcaattatttgaataaaactttaccaccaatCTTCATGGTATTTATCCTGATCAGTTATAAAATTGATCTTAAACAGAAAATCCTACTTAGAACTTTGGGCGAAgaatattattatcaatttttcgGTATGATGATGTATGAACCTGCGGGTGAGGTGAATCAAGACGCGGGCAATACTAGCCCCACCAGTCTGTTTTTCGATAACGACGGACCATTGAGTCAAAGATCACGCATGGATGAAGATTACGAGTACTCCTTACAGGATGGTAGGTACTTGTTCGAAAGAGCATCGAGaaacagcaacagcaacgACAATACTACcagtaataatgaaaatacCAATGGCGATCAAGAAAGACCGCTTTTATATgtataa
- a CDS encoding PDK/BCKDK family protein kinase (some similarities with uniprot|P40530 Saccharomyces cerevisiae YIL042C), with protein sequence MTKIKFNSGLLKQIWNYSELPQTGISLRQMCQFGANPNPATLFKASCFVLRELPIRLAHRIKELESLPNGLNKMNDVIQVRDWYTQSFKELYEFAHDRSTSNGKLYQMLYGGLEPDTPMESEVLRNIIQLCYRDEELDSKHGRSNTSVPHRNTFVDDGLVVTKRKWSVSNQSLSSSRGQVLTPKKYYSSPLVTSLEVWPKEILKFNAALFKVLHNIKVRHNATVVTLAKGVLKWKKTCQQNMFDDSVQSFLDRFYMSRIGIRMLIAQHLDLLEPSLHCQNGKSDSYVGSICTKTNITQIAEDAIDNAKLICSEHYGLFEAPEVELLCFPKNATGLNNEIEFMYVPGHLIHMLVETLKNALRATVEKTVESNPGMDVYDLKFPHVKVIICEGLEDITVKISDEGGGIARSNLPLIWTYLYSTMPDDCQLELMKDECDENPRVSSFVNNVPLAGYGYGLALSRLYARYFGGDLKLISMEGFGTDVYLHLNRLSTSSEPLQ encoded by the coding sequence ATGACCAAAATCAAGTTTAATAGTGGACTGTTGAAGCAGATATGGAATTACTCTGAACTCCCCCAGACTGGTATTTCCTTGAGACAAATGTGCCAGTTTGGAGCTAATCCTAATCCTGCCACATTGTTTAAAGCATCGTGTTTTGTTCTAAGGGAATTGCCTATCCGATTGGCCCATAGgattaaagaattagaaagCCTGCCCAATGGCCTCAATAAAATGAATGATGTGATTCAGGTCCGTGACTGGTACACTCAATCGTTTAAGGAACTGTACGAATTTGCTCATGACAGGTCGACTAGTAACGGTAAATTGTACCAGATGCTCTATGGCGGACTTGAACCTGATACACCAATGGAAAGTGAAGTTTTACGAAACATCATTCAGTTGTGTTATAGggatgaagaattggattctAAGCATGGACGTTCCAATACTTCGGTTCCCCATAGGAACACTTTTGTTGATGATGGGCTTGTGGTAACAAAAAGGAAATGGAGTGTATCCAATCAATCATTAAGTAGCAGTAGGGGTCAAGTTTTGACACCGAAGAAATACTACTCATCGCCGCTTGTTACCTCGTTGGAAGTTTGgccaaaagaaattttgaaattcaatGCTGCATTGTTTAAAGTATTACACAACATTAAAGTTAGGCACAACGCTACGGTTGTGACATTGGCTAAAGGAGTCttaaaatggaaaaaaacTTGTCAACAGAATATGTTCGATGATTCAGTACAAAGCTTTTTGGACAGGTTCTATATGAGCCGTATTGGAATTCGTATGCTCATTGCGCAACATTTGGACCTGTTAGAACCTTCCCTGCATTGCCAAAATGGCAAAAGTGACAGCTATGTGGGGAGCATTTGTACTAAAACGAACATTACACAGATCGCTGAAGACGCTATTGATAATGCTAAATTGATCTGCTCTGAACACTACGGCTTGTTTGAAGCACCAGAAGTGGAACTGCTGTGTTTCCCAAAAAATGCTACTGGCCTCAACAACGAAATCGAATTCATGTACGTACCAGGACATTTGATACACATGCTGGTGGAAACTTTAAAGAATGCCCTCAGGGCTACCGTTGAAAAAACTGTTGAATCGAATCCTGGGATGGATGTTTACGATTTAAAGTTCCCCCATGTCAAGGTAATCATATGTGAAGGGTTGGAAGACATTACTGTGAAAATCTCCGATGAAGGCGGTGGAATCGCAAGATCGAATTTACCGCTGATATGGACTTACTTGTACTCCACGATGCCAGATGATtgtcaattggaattaATGAAGGATGAATGCGATGAGAATCCCCGAGTATCGTCCTTTGTCAATAACGTACCCTTAGCTGGCTATGGGTATGGACTAGCACTCAGTAGATTATATGCAAGGTATTTTGGCGGCGACTTGAAACTTATATCCATGGAAGGATTCGGCACTGATGTTTATCTGCATTTGAATCGGTTGAGTACTAGTAGTGAACCATTGCAATAA
- the ERS1 gene encoding cystinosin-like protein ERS1 (similar to uniprot|P17261 Saccharomyces cerevisiae YCR075C) produces MSFKWGVSEVLGLTYVCCWSVSMYPPLWTNWKRKSASALSVDFVMLNTTGYFYLVISLILQLYRWLPPPQGQELTQEAIALKPKITNFDLCYCLHGFLLNLVLASQLVMGQSMWGFKKERSIRMKPIYSKILFLSLLIFSGLTLHFVNYNATVGWDNLRTLAYCNRLFMLKISMSLLKYVPQVIHNHERRSMKGFAIQGTMLDITGGMASLMQLIWQIANDKSFNTSVFMANFGKIGLAIVTIVFNFIFLSQWTVYGDGSVVTIKD; encoded by the coding sequence ATGAGTTTTAAATGGGGTGTTTCTGAAGTTTTGGGGTTGACTTATGTATGCTGCTGGTCTGTGTCCATGTACCCACCACTTTGGACTAATTGGAAGCGTAAATCCGCCAGTGCGCTGTCGGTAGATTTTGTCATGTTAAATACAACAGGGTACTTTTATTTGGTCATATCACTAATTTTGCAATTGTACCGCTGGCTACCACCTCCACAAGGACAAGAATTAACCCAAGAAGCAATAGCTCTAAAACCCAAGATAACAAATTTCGATCTATGCTATTGTTTACACGGATTCCTGTTAAATTTAGTGCTGGCATCACAATTGGTAATGGGACAATCAATGTGGGGgtttaaaaaagaaagatcaatACGAATGAAACCAATTTATTCGAAAATTCTGTTTCTATCGCTCCTAATTTTTAGTGGATTAACATTACACTTTGTCAATTACAATGCCACAGTCGGTTGGGACAATCTGAGAACTTTAGCCTATTGCAACAGGTTGTTTATGCTAAAGATTTCCATGTCATTGTTGAAATACGTCCCACAAGTAATCCACAACCATGAAAGGAGATCAATGAAGGGGTTCGCCATACAAGGTACTATGCTCGATATTACTGGTGGAATGGCATCGttaatgcaattgatcTGGCAAATTGCAAATGACAAAAGTTTCAACACATCAGTTTTCATGGCAAATTTCGGTAAAATCGGATTGGCTATAGTGACAAtagttttcaatttcatcttcctttCCCAATGGACGGTTTACGGAGATGGATCCGTCGTTACGATTAAAGATTAA
- a CDS encoding 6-phosphogluconolactonase (similar to uniprot|P50278 Saccharomyces cerevisiae YNR034W), which produces MTTTVPAVFAFHEFAGVAEAVADHVVHAQNHALAKGTKDRKLSFGNSLNGEKDVSRVSSTRSIINVPKDKKSKKEKEVRFKIALSGGSLIQVLHEGLLKRDDVQWGKWDIYFADERLVPFESGESNFGQAKRKIFDLIDVEKYGKPNVFHVNEKLISDPQECADNYEKVLIKGFAGRDSVKLPMFDLLLLGCAPDGHIASLFPNFQENLREKLAWVVPVENAPSGPSNRISLTIPVICHSHRVTFVVEGATKAPVVKTIMERPEKGLPSSIVNEGAAGRVSWFVDDDALTDVFVTKKKYKFCCDS; this is translated from the coding sequence ATGACTACTACGGTGCCAGCAGTTTTTGCATTCCATGAGTTTGCAGGTGTAGCAGAAGCGGTTGCTGATCATGTTGTTCATGCACAGAACCATGCATTGGCAAAGGGAACTAAGGATCGGAAATTGTCTTTTGGTAATAGCCTCAATGGCGAAAAGGATGTAAGCCGTGTGTCGTCTACGAGAAGTATCATCAACGTTCCTAAGGATAAGAAGAgtaaaaaggaaaaagaggTTAGATTTAAAATTGCCTTATCAGGAGGATCACTAATTCAAGTGCTTCACGAAGGTTTATTAAAGAGAGATGATGTTCAATGGGGGAAATGGGATATCTATTTTGCAGATGAAAGGCTGGTTCCATTTGAATCTGGTGAGAGTAATTTTGGTCAAGcaaagaggaaaatttttgatttgattgatGTGGAGAAATACGGTAAACCCAACGTGTTCCATGTAAACGAGAAGTTAATTTCAGATCCTCAAGAGTGTGCGGATAATTACGAGAAGGTTTTGATAAAGGGTTTTGCAGGTAGAGATTCTGTAAAACTACCGATGTTTGATCTACTCCTGCTGGGATGTGCACCCGATGGACATATTGCATCGCTTTTCCCCAATTTCCAAGAGAATTTACGTGAAAAATTAGCATGGGTTGTCCCTGTAGAAAATGCGCCAAGTGGGCCTTCCAATAGAATATCGTTAACAATACCTGTGATCTGTCATTCCCATAGGGTGACGTTTGTGGTAGAAGGTGCGACAAAGGCACCTGTAGTTAAAACAATTATGGAAAGACCTGAGAAGGGTTTACCGAGCAGTATCGTCAATGAAGGGGCCGCAGGTCGTGTATCTTGGTTTGTCGATGATGATGCTCTAACTGATGTTTTTGtaacgaagaagaagtacaAGTTTTGCTGTGATAGCTAA